GCTCGGCCAGGCGCGCCACCCCGGCCCGGTCGAGCAGGCTGCGGGCCCGGTCCCGGTCGGCCGGGCCGTAATCGTGCCACCAGGTCTCGAGGGCGCCGTGGCGGCCCGACATGACCAACTCGAGGGCCGCCACCTCGGGGCGGAGCTGCTTGGACAGGTCGGCGCTGGTGAGCCCGAGCCGGGCCCGCAGGGCCCGGACGTCGATCCGCCCGAGCACGCCTCCGAGCACCTCGACGGTCCCGACCGAGGGGAACAGGAAGCCCGCCGCCAGGTCCACGATCGTGGTCTTCCCGCTGCCGTTGGGACCGAGCACGACCCACCGCTCCCGGTCGCCGACGCACCAGCTGACGTCGTGGAGGACGGTGGTGCCGCCCCTGACGACGGTGACGTGGTCGAGCCGCAGGACCGGCCCCGGGGCCGGCTCGGGGTGCATCCCGGCGACCGTAGCGGGGGTTTGACCTCCCTTATGCTTCCCCGGTGCGCCCCCTGGTGGTCCTGCCCACCTACAACGAGGCGGGGAACGTCCCCCAGGTCCTGCCCCGGATCCGCGCCGCCGTCCCGGACGCCGAGATCCTGGTGGTCGACGACAACAGCCCCGACGGCACCGCCGAGCTGGTCGAGACCGTGGCGGCCGGGCTCGGCGGCATCCAGGTGCTGCGCCGGCCCGGCAAGTCCGGGATCGGCAACGCCTACCGCGCCGGCTTCCGCTGGGGACTGGAGCGCGGCTTCGACGCCTTCGTGGAGATGGACGCCGACCTCTCCCACGACCCGGCTCAGCTGCCGGACCTGCTTGGCGGCCTGGCCGGCGCCGACCTCGTGATCGGCTCCCGGTACGTCCCGGGCGGGTCGATCCCCAACTGGGCGCCCCACCGTCGCCTTCTATCC
Above is a window of Acidimicrobiales bacterium DNA encoding:
- a CDS encoding ATP-binding cassette domain-containing protein; protein product: MHPEPAPGPVLRLDHVTVVRGGTTVLHDVSWCVGDRERWVVLGPNGSGKTTIVDLAAGFLFPSVGTVEVLGGVLGRIDVRALRARLGLTSADLSKQLRPEVAALELVMSGRHGALETWWHDYGPADRDRARSLLDRAGVARLAEHPYRTLSEGERQQVLLARALVAEPELLLLDEPNAGLDMGARESLVHRLGGLAADPASPPMVLVTHHVEEIPAGFTHAVLLRAGRVHAAGPLDEVLVDASLSECFGLALRVVRHGARWSCHAV